A window from Nitrospira sp. ND1 encodes these proteins:
- a CDS encoding alpha/beta hydrolase produces the protein MSLLDQFFVYHPEPWKEGDWSAAGGVPLEDVWFQAADGTKLFGWYAEQSAASPFLLWCHGNAGNMVHRLDNLRALYRLGLSVFLFDYRGYGRSQGRPSENGLYQDAIGAYDYLTRVRRIRPERLVIVGRSLGGAVAGELATQRPAMGLLLESCFPSIEAVARHHYMGLPLHWLLGASFRLEDRLPHLSLPKLFVHGDRDDIIPIELGQRAFAAAKAPKEFYIVRGADHNDVPSVGGRAYFAKLSAFIAAALGR, from the coding sequence ATGAGTCTGCTCGATCAATTCTTTGTCTATCATCCGGAGCCGTGGAAAGAGGGCGATTGGTCCGCCGCCGGCGGCGTGCCGTTGGAGGATGTCTGGTTTCAGGCTGCCGATGGGACGAAACTGTTCGGTTGGTATGCGGAGCAGTCTGCTGCTTCTCCGTTCCTGCTGTGGTGTCACGGCAATGCCGGCAATATGGTCCATCGGTTGGACAATCTCCGTGCCCTATATCGGTTGGGGCTCTCGGTGTTTCTCTTCGATTATCGAGGATATGGGAGGAGCCAGGGGCGGCCGTCGGAAAACGGGCTGTATCAGGATGCGATCGGGGCCTATGACTATCTCACGCGCGTTCGTCGAATCAGGCCGGAACGTCTGGTGATTGTCGGTCGCTCGCTGGGAGGCGCGGTGGCCGGGGAACTGGCGACGCAGCGGCCTGCCATGGGGCTGTTGCTGGAGTCCTGCTTCCCTTCGATCGAGGCCGTGGCCCGCCATCATTATATGGGTTTGCCGCTGCACTGGCTGCTGGGAGCCTCGTTTCGATTAGAGGATCGGCTCCCACATCTGTCATTGCCCAAGCTGTTCGTGCACGGAGATCGTGACGACATTATCCCGATCGAATTGGGCCAACGGGCCTTTGCCGCCGCGAAAGCGCCGAAGGAGTTCTACATCGTGCGCGGGGCCGATCACAACGATGTGCCGTCGGTCGGCGGGCGGGCCTATTTTGCCAAACTGTCCGCCTTCATTGCCGCTGCGCTCGGTCGCTGA
- a CDS encoding TRL-like family protein, translating into MKKVTVLFSLSLISAAYLSLTGCQIVASPMAGGIYNETKYGDVATTHNSATKEGKACGTSILGWVATGDASVSAAKAAGGITTVASVDHSAKNILGILGEWCTIVKGS; encoded by the coding sequence ATGAAGAAGGTGACCGTCTTGTTTTCTCTGAGCCTGATCAGCGCAGCGTATCTCAGCCTCACGGGCTGTCAGATCGTGGCGTCTCCGATGGCGGGTGGAATCTACAATGAAACGAAGTACGGCGATGTGGCCACGACCCACAACAGCGCCACGAAGGAAGGTAAGGCCTGCGGTACCTCGATTCTGGGCTGGGTAGCAACGGGTGATGCCAGCGTCTCGGCGGCGAAAGCGGCCGGCGGAATCACCACGGTGGCTTCCGTTGATCACTCGGCGAAGAACATTCTCGGCATCCTTGGCGAATGGTGCACGATCGTTAAGGGCAGCTGA
- a CDS encoding PEGA domain-containing protein, whose translation MRVMTIRAILTTFLLALSSVVSGCATIVHLGGNEELNVSSEPAGAKVVIDGTERGVTPLATKVERKKDHAVVLTKEGFEENQSRVESHLSWWVAGNVILGGLVGILVDVLSGGGYTIEPDAVAVTLKPIEGVATSAAPPLSSLTQSPPIP comes from the coding sequence ATGCGCGTAATGACCATTCGAGCAATCCTGACCACTTTCCTCCTTGCTTTGAGCAGCGTCGTGTCCGGCTGCGCCACGATCGTTCACCTGGGTGGCAACGAAGAACTCAACGTTTCCTCGGAACCGGCCGGCGCGAAAGTCGTCATCGATGGGACGGAACGAGGCGTCACGCCCCTAGCCACCAAGGTCGAGCGCAAAAAGGACCATGCGGTGGTGCTGACCAAAGAAGGATTCGAGGAGAATCAGTCGAGAGTCGAAAGCCACCTTTCCTGGTGGGTAGCGGGAAATGTGATTCTAGGGGGATTGGTCGGAATTCTGGTTGATGTCTTGAGCGGTGGCGGGTATACGATCGAACCCGACGCGGTGGCCGTCACGCTTAAGCCAATCGAAGGCGTGGCCACATCCGCAGCGCCTCCTCTCTCCAGCCTGACCCAGTCCCCGCCCATTCCGTAA
- a CDS encoding outer membrane protein: MWLPIFLCFLLGSLWHPLAAGSAEFGQIDLGGYLLGSWPRDQTLFNQGDTVPASVQHGFGAGLKIGLFPHATRRMLGIEIDSYGHGGALSFPNTANGQNNGTGRSSLLVLNTMVNLVLRYPGEVVTPYIGIGGGWSHGTLLNPNIIGRVDKDFESARAFGHQYLAGAQVMVSPKVYVFGEYRYFSANYHWDGLAVDFHVHYGVVGVGLRF; the protein is encoded by the coding sequence ATGTGGCTTCCCATCTTCCTGTGTTTTCTCTTAGGTTCCCTCTGGCATCCGCTCGCAGCCGGCAGCGCGGAATTCGGCCAAATCGATCTGGGCGGGTATTTGCTGGGGAGTTGGCCGAGGGACCAGACCCTCTTCAACCAGGGCGATACGGTGCCGGCTTCAGTGCAGCATGGCTTCGGCGCGGGGTTGAAAATCGGCCTCTTTCCCCATGCCACGCGCCGGATGCTCGGAATCGAGATTGATTCCTACGGGCATGGCGGCGCACTTTCCTTCCCGAATACAGCGAACGGACAGAACAACGGGACCGGACGCTCAAGCTTGCTGGTGTTGAATACGATGGTCAACCTGGTGCTCCGGTATCCGGGTGAGGTGGTGACACCGTATATCGGAATCGGTGGCGGCTGGTCGCATGGGACTTTGCTCAATCCCAATATCATCGGACGGGTCGACAAGGATTTCGAGTCCGCGCGCGCATTCGGTCATCAGTATCTGGCGGGGGCTCAGGTCATGGTGAGTCCGAAGGTCTATGTCTTCGGAGAGTATCGTTACTTCTCTGCCAACTACCATTGGGACGGCCTCGCGGTAGATTTTCACGTTCATTATGGAGTGGTCGGGGTTGGGCTGCGGTTCTAA